One genomic region from Sulfurospirillum oryzae encodes:
- a CDS encoding phosphatidylglycerophosphatase A family protein, translated as MPNAFLTFLYTGLSPKAPGTAGSLLAVIVGALIIQYVSMETLVLLSILFTIMGIKQINAYEANGGEHDDKRIVIDEVVGVWIALILSSGTLVQIVLSFAFFRLFDIWKPSLIGRIDQNVKGGWGVIGDDMLAGVIAGICSAGTFQLLEYAQKTLLN; from the coding sequence GCTCTCCCCTAAAGCTCCTGGAACGGCGGGTTCACTGCTTGCTGTTATTGTAGGAGCACTTATTATTCAGTATGTTTCTATGGAAACGCTCGTACTTTTGAGTATTCTCTTTACGATTATGGGCATTAAACAGATCAATGCTTATGAAGCCAATGGCGGTGAACACGATGATAAACGCATTGTTATCGACGAAGTCGTTGGTGTATGGATCGCACTCATTCTAAGCTCAGGAACACTTGTCCAAATTGTCCTTAGCTTTGCATTTTTTCGTCTTTTTGATATTTGGAAACCCTCTTTAATTGGCAGAATTGACCAAAATGTGAAAGGTGGTTGGGGTGTTATCGGGGATGACATGCTTGCGGGTGTGATTGCAGGAATTTGCAGTGCTGGTACTTTCCAACTGCTTGAATACGCACAAAAAACTCTCTTAAACTAA